A portion of the Leifsonia sp. EB41 genome contains these proteins:
- a CDS encoding proline--tRNA ligase: protein MPTRLTNYFLRTLREDPSDAEVTSHKLLVRAGYIRRQAPGIFAWLPLGLRVKARIEQIIREEMTAAGAHEVHFPALLPREPYEATGRWEEYGDGIFRLKDRKDADYLLAPTHEEVFTLLVKDLYSSYKDLPLSIYQIQDKYRDEARPRAGLLRGREFTMKDAYSFDYTDAGLDTSYMAQRDAYERIFSRLGLDYVIVQADAGAMGGSRSEEFLHPTPVGEDTFVRSDGGYAANVEAFTTLAPPTRGYEKLTPQEVLDTPNTPTIQTLVDVANEKHPRPDGRAWTAADTLKNVVLALIHLDGTRELVVVGLPGDREVDLKRAEVAFAPAEIEAATEDDFRTHPGLVKGYIGPWSAEGPVLGEEASTGIRFVVDPRVVDGSGWITGANVEGKHVFGLVAGRDFAWDGTVEVAEVKPGDAAPDGSGPVELARGMEIGHVFQLGRKYAEALGLKVLDENGKLVTVTMGSYGIGVTRILAIIAEENNDDKGLVWPAAVSPFDVHVVAAGREAVAFEVAEQAAADLEAAGLEVLLDDRPKVSPGVKFGDAELIGIPRVLVAGRGAADGEVELWDRRTGERSTLPLAEAVAALTA, encoded by the coding sequence GTGCCTACTCGCCTGACGAACTACTTCCTCCGCACCCTCCGTGAAGACCCCTCCGACGCGGAGGTGACCAGCCACAAGCTCCTCGTGCGCGCGGGCTACATCCGCCGCCAGGCGCCGGGCATCTTCGCGTGGCTGCCGCTGGGGCTGCGGGTCAAGGCGCGCATCGAGCAGATCATCCGCGAGGAGATGACCGCCGCCGGCGCGCACGAGGTGCACTTCCCCGCGCTGCTGCCGCGCGAGCCCTACGAGGCCACCGGTCGCTGGGAGGAGTACGGCGACGGCATCTTCCGCCTCAAGGACCGCAAGGACGCCGACTACCTGCTCGCCCCCACGCACGAGGAGGTCTTCACCCTGCTGGTGAAGGACCTCTACTCCTCGTACAAGGACTTGCCGCTGTCGATCTACCAGATCCAGGACAAATACCGCGACGAGGCGCGCCCCCGCGCCGGCCTGCTGCGCGGCCGCGAGTTCACCATGAAGGACGCGTACTCGTTCGACTACACGGACGCGGGCCTCGACACCAGCTACATGGCGCAGCGCGACGCGTACGAGCGCATCTTCAGCCGCCTGGGCCTCGACTACGTCATCGTGCAGGCCGACGCCGGCGCGATGGGCGGCTCCCGCAGCGAGGAGTTCCTGCACCCCACCCCGGTCGGCGAGGACACATTCGTGCGCTCGGACGGAGGCTACGCGGCGAATGTGGAGGCCTTCACCACCCTGGCGCCGCCCACGCGCGGCTACGAGAAACTGACGCCCCAGGAGGTGCTCGACACTCCGAACACCCCCACCATCCAGACCCTGGTCGACGTCGCCAACGAGAAGCACCCGCGCCCGGACGGCCGGGCGTGGACCGCCGCCGACACCCTCAAGAACGTCGTCCTGGCGCTCATCCACCTCGACGGCACGCGCGAGCTCGTGGTCGTCGGCCTGCCCGGCGACCGGGAGGTCGACCTGAAGCGCGCCGAGGTCGCCTTCGCGCCCGCCGAGATCGAGGCGGCGACCGAGGACGACTTCCGCACGCACCCCGGCCTCGTCAAGGGCTACATCGGCCCCTGGTCGGCCGAGGGACCCGTGCTCGGCGAGGAGGCCTCGACCGGCATCCGCTTCGTCGTCGACCCGCGCGTGGTCGACGGCTCCGGCTGGATCACCGGCGCCAACGTCGAGGGCAAGCACGTGTTCGGGCTCGTCGCCGGGCGCGACTTCGCCTGGGACGGCACTGTGGAGGTCGCCGAGGTCAAGCCGGGCGACGCCGCTCCGGACGGCTCCGGCCCCGTCGAGCTCGCGCGCGGCATGGAGATCGGCCACGTCTTCCAGCTCGGCCGCAAGTACGCCGAGGCGCTGGGACTGAAGGTGCTGGACGAGAATGGCAAGCTCGTCACCGTGACCATGGGCTCCTACGGCATCGGCGTCACCCGCATCCTGGCGATCATCGCCGAGGAGAACAACGACGACAAGGGCCTGGTCTGGCCTGCGGCCGTCTCGCCGTTCGACGTGCACGTCGTCGCGGCCGGCCGTGAGGCCGTCGCCTTCGAGGTGGCCGAGCAGGCCGCCGCGGACCTGGAGGCCGCCGGCCTGGAGGTGCTGCTGGACGACCGCCCCAAGGTTTCGCCCGGTGTGAAGTTCGGCGACGCCGAGCTCATCGGCATCCCGCGCGTGCTCGTCGCCGGGCGTGGCGCCGCCGACGGCGAGGTCGAGCTGTGGGACCGCCGCACCGGCGAGCGGTCGACCCTCCCGTTGGCGGAGGCCGTCGCGGCACTCACCGCCTGA
- the ispG gene encoding flavodoxin-dependent (E)-4-hydroxy-3-methylbut-2-enyl-diphosphate synthase yields MPKVPETLAPRRKSRQIRVGKVLVGGDAPVSVQSMTTTPTTNINATLQQIAELTASGCDIVRVAVPSRDDAEALPIIAKKSQIPVIADIHFQPNYVYAAIDAGCAAVRVNPGNIRKFDDQVGKIAAYAKAAGVSLRIGVNAGSLEPSLLQKYGKPTAEALVESAVWEASLFEEHDFHDFKISVKHNDPIVMVKAYRQLAERGDWPLHLGVTEAGPAFQGTIKSATAFGILLSEGIGDTIRVSLSAPPAEEVKVGLQILQSLNLRERKLEIVSCPSCGRAQVDVYTLADNVTEGLQGMSVPLRVAVMGCVVNGPGEAREADLGVASGNGKGQIFVKGEVIKTVPEAEIVATLIEEANRIAAEMADAQVASGEPTVTVGH; encoded by the coding sequence ATGCCCAAGGTCCCCGAGACCCTCGCACCCCGTCGCAAGTCCCGTCAGATCCGTGTCGGAAAGGTCCTGGTCGGCGGCGACGCCCCGGTCAGCGTCCAGTCGATGACCACGACGCCGACGACGAACATCAACGCGACCCTCCAGCAGATCGCCGAGCTGACGGCCTCCGGCTGCGACATCGTGCGCGTCGCGGTGCCGAGCCGTGACGACGCCGAGGCGCTGCCGATCATCGCCAAGAAGAGCCAGATCCCGGTCATCGCGGACATCCACTTCCAGCCCAACTACGTCTACGCGGCGATCGACGCGGGCTGCGCCGCCGTGCGCGTCAACCCGGGCAACATCCGCAAGTTCGACGACCAGGTCGGCAAGATCGCCGCTTACGCGAAGGCCGCGGGCGTCTCGCTGCGCATCGGCGTCAACGCCGGTTCGCTGGAGCCGAGCCTGCTGCAGAAGTACGGCAAGCCGACCGCCGAGGCCCTCGTCGAGAGCGCCGTCTGGGAGGCCAGCCTCTTCGAGGAGCACGACTTCCACGACTTCAAGATCTCGGTCAAGCACAACGACCCGATCGTCATGGTCAAGGCCTACCGCCAGCTCGCCGAGCGGGGCGACTGGCCCCTCCACCTCGGCGTGACGGAGGCCGGCCCGGCGTTCCAGGGCACCATCAAGTCCGCGACCGCGTTCGGCATCCTGCTCTCGGAGGGCATCGGCGACACCATCCGCGTCTCGCTGTCCGCCCCGCCCGCCGAGGAGGTCAAGGTTGGCCTGCAGATCCTGCAGTCGCTCAACCTCCGCGAGCGCAAGCTGGAGATCGTGTCCTGCCCGAGCTGCGGCCGCGCCCAGGTCGACGTCTACACCCTCGCCGACAACGTCACCGAGGGCCTGCAGGGCATGAGCGTCCCGCTGCGCGTCGCGGTCATGGGCTGCGTCGTCAACGGCCCGGGCGAGGCCCGCGAGGCCGACCTCGGCGTCGCCAGCGGCAACGGCAAGGGCCAGATCTTCGTGAAGGGCGAGGTCATCAAGACCGTGCCCGAGGCGGAGATCGTCGCGACCCTGATCGAGGAGGCGAACCGCATCGCCGCCGAGATGGCGGACGCCCAGGTCGCCTCGGGCGAGCCCACCGTCACCGTCGGCCACTAG
- a CDS encoding RIP metalloprotease, translating to MDSVLLFVLGVVIILVGVALSIALHEIGHLVPAKLFGVKVTQYMIGFGRTLFSFKRGETEYGVKAIPLGGYISMIGMFPPGKDGGSGRNATTGFMQAMVQDARTSSAETVGEGEENRTFYRLPVWKRVVIMFGGPFMNLLIGVVLFGVLLMGFGTAQASTTIGSVNQCVLPATTTSQKCGADATQTPAAAAGLKPGDTIVSIDGKKITSWAQSTAIVRDSAGVPLTVVIRRDGQDQTVVLTPLTNSVAKLDANGQAVKGSGGSIETVKAGFVGIGAVEKLVPQPITSVLPAVGAQTSAVVGVVIHLPQRMVDIWNAAFGSAPRDPNGPVSLVGVGRAAGELTALNGVPVIDKVYTMIALLASLNIALFVFNLIPLLPLDGGHIAGALWEGFRRSIAKLFGRRDPGPVDIAKLMPLTMTVVVLVGAMSLLLMYADIVKPINFFG from the coding sequence GTGGATTCCGTGCTGCTCTTCGTCCTGGGCGTCGTCATCATCCTGGTGGGCGTGGCGCTCTCGATCGCGTTGCACGAGATCGGCCACCTGGTGCCGGCCAAGCTTTTCGGCGTCAAGGTCACCCAGTACATGATCGGGTTCGGCCGCACGCTGTTCTCCTTCAAGCGCGGTGAGACCGAGTACGGCGTCAAGGCCATCCCGCTCGGCGGCTACATCTCGATGATCGGGATGTTCCCTCCCGGCAAGGACGGCGGCAGCGGTCGCAACGCGACGACCGGGTTCATGCAGGCGATGGTGCAGGACGCCCGCACCTCCAGCGCGGAGACCGTGGGGGAGGGCGAGGAGAATCGCACCTTCTACCGCCTGCCGGTCTGGAAGCGCGTCGTCATCATGTTCGGCGGGCCGTTCATGAACCTGTTGATCGGGGTGGTGCTATTCGGGGTGCTGCTGATGGGGTTCGGGACCGCGCAGGCGTCGACGACTATCGGGTCGGTCAATCAGTGCGTGCTTCCCGCGACGACCACGTCGCAGAAGTGCGGCGCCGACGCGACGCAAACCCCCGCCGCCGCCGCGGGACTGAAGCCCGGCGACACCATCGTCAGCATCGACGGGAAGAAGATCACGTCGTGGGCGCAGTCCACCGCGATCGTCCGTGACTCTGCAGGCGTGCCTCTGACCGTCGTCATCCGACGCGACGGCCAGGACCAGACGGTCGTGCTCACCCCGCTGACGAACTCGGTCGCCAAGCTCGATGCGAACGGGCAGGCGGTCAAAGGATCGGGCGGAAGCATCGAGACCGTGAAAGCCGGCTTTGTGGGCATCGGAGCGGTGGAGAAGCTGGTCCCTCAGCCGATCACCTCCGTTCTTCCCGCCGTGGGAGCTCAGACCTCCGCGGTCGTCGGCGTTGTCATCCACCTGCCGCAGCGCATGGTCGACATCTGGAACGCCGCTTTCGGCTCGGCTCCGCGCGACCCGAACGGGCCGGTGAGCCTCGTCGGCGTCGGCCGCGCGGCAGGTGAGTTGACCGCTCTCAACGGTGTTCCCGTGATCGACAAGGTCTACACCATGATCGCGTTGCTTGCTTCCCTGAACATCGCGCTCTTCGTCTTCAATCTCATTCCGTTGCTCCCGCTCGATGGCGGCCACATCGCCGGGGCGCTGTGGGAGGGCTTCAGGCGTTCGATCGCGAAGCTGTTCGGGCGACGCGATCCTGGGCCGGTCGATATCGCAAAGCTCATGCCCCTGACGATGACCGTGGTGGTGCTGGTGGGGGCGATGAGTCTGCTGCTGATGTATGCAGACATTGTGAAGCCGATCAACTTCTTCGGCTGA
- a CDS encoding DUF4135 domain-containing protein, translating to MKLDPHHYLDTLGEAGQRSWPAIPFWGSVEALDGALAGLAIGGAARAVRNAFLVHFVESAAEIARSAVTTAVIEEGGDWSEPAKAWECVSDRAFGARILSEQPVLAARISRLAEVFATSALQLVERLDDPVVEKVGTVSHVRILGDMHLRGAVALLYFEGKPRLVYKPRSLATDVLFEAILSALRSRGVDASIPRHPRSVDRVGYGFQEYVEYSSPETESEFRRFYERFGSLIALSYILRFSDLHNENLLSTQAGPVILDAECLLSYPPLIHDGWTPKARSLVAPPESVLDSWLLPNWRIYFQSLGPMDMTALGAYAHPDRIVPIRKVTIGEDGRPTHTYAPDESRASFQHQPTTADPTAFPAGPYTQEIANGFMSTYAAFLEPDFKDLVLRLVEKHTQQASTRLVLDATMAYSARLQLSRPVAESSVSHPLGSLRTWIDAGERKAIDHGVVPLFERSIVGGELLAADAAPMQTIDTPFGRLAQHLERLSHSDAKAQLECVKTSLALGAHNPGDGDPVAISLPILSGIHESIDSLVLRTSQAIKGSPDSPWMTSADEIKEGYWSLGSAPPGLYRGLAGTALALGLAGLSHSRARHSFALIRDHLQVAVEDYVGLSREDQPHLADTFLGAGHVGPLVSIASIAALEGDRKTMSWVSAIGRRLPALAPSVELDFVGGASGLTVAFRRLHELSGERNFERMERQARERLIAELPRAVSSQRAAVGLAHGLSGVATALMGTHLRSPATPAHETALHCLDLEDDLIRRGLADKRGSSWSWCWGTTGQLMTRLIGKHESGRYPELRRSVTAVSTSYQNICHGAIGPVLLMLTPAYRQAFGAADGRAASRKLTRRLLENPSPRVGAPAFAPDYGLFTGLSGVLAYFASIRDEASFSLLDLNYAPGENG from the coding sequence ATGAAGCTCGACCCCCATCATTACCTCGACACACTCGGGGAAGCGGGCCAACGAAGCTGGCCCGCAATCCCGTTCTGGGGTTCTGTCGAGGCACTTGATGGAGCCTTGGCTGGTCTCGCTATTGGCGGCGCCGCGCGTGCCGTCCGCAACGCCTTCCTTGTTCACTTCGTGGAATCGGCAGCCGAAATCGCTCGGTCAGCGGTCACGACTGCCGTCATTGAAGAAGGAGGCGACTGGAGCGAGCCAGCCAAGGCGTGGGAATGCGTCAGCGATCGCGCCTTCGGGGCTCGGATCTTGTCGGAGCAGCCCGTTCTCGCGGCACGAATATCTCGTCTTGCGGAGGTCTTTGCGACCTCGGCGCTGCAACTAGTCGAGCGCCTCGACGATCCCGTCGTCGAGAAGGTCGGAACTGTCAGCCACGTTCGCATCCTGGGGGACATGCATCTGAGAGGGGCCGTCGCGCTCCTCTACTTTGAAGGAAAGCCTCGGCTGGTCTATAAGCCGCGGTCTCTCGCCACGGATGTTCTCTTCGAGGCTATTCTGAGCGCCCTGCGGAGTCGAGGGGTAGACGCGTCCATTCCGCGACATCCGAGGTCCGTGGACCGGGTCGGCTACGGATTCCAGGAATACGTCGAGTACTCATCTCCCGAAACCGAGAGTGAGTTCCGTCGCTTCTACGAACGATTCGGCTCCCTGATTGCGCTGTCGTACATTCTCAGGTTCTCCGATCTCCACAACGAGAATCTTTTGAGTACGCAAGCGGGGCCAGTCATTCTGGATGCGGAGTGCTTGCTGAGCTATCCCCCGCTGATTCACGATGGTTGGACACCCAAAGCGCGATCTCTGGTCGCGCCCCCGGAGTCGGTTCTCGACTCCTGGCTGCTGCCGAACTGGCGAATCTATTTCCAGTCACTCGGGCCAATGGACATGACCGCTTTGGGCGCATACGCGCATCCCGATCGGATCGTGCCAATCAGAAAGGTGACAATCGGCGAAGATGGGCGGCCCACTCATACGTATGCTCCCGATGAGTCACGCGCGAGTTTCCAGCATCAGCCGACCACGGCAGACCCCACAGCATTCCCCGCAGGCCCGTACACCCAAGAGATAGCCAACGGCTTCATGAGCACCTACGCTGCGTTCCTGGAGCCGGACTTCAAGGACCTCGTGCTGCGTCTCGTGGAGAAACACACACAACAGGCAAGTACCCGGTTAGTCCTCGACGCCACGATGGCCTATTCAGCGCGGCTGCAACTCTCTAGACCCGTTGCCGAATCCTCCGTGTCACATCCCCTCGGTTCTTTGCGGACATGGATCGACGCCGGCGAACGTAAGGCGATCGACCACGGCGTCGTGCCTCTGTTCGAAAGAAGCATCGTAGGAGGTGAGCTTCTCGCTGCCGATGCCGCGCCGATGCAGACAATTGACACGCCATTCGGCAGGCTGGCCCAACACCTGGAGCGACTGTCGCACAGCGACGCGAAGGCGCAGCTGGAATGTGTGAAGACGAGCCTCGCGCTCGGCGCGCACAACCCAGGTGATGGGGACCCCGTGGCGATCTCGTTGCCGATCCTGTCTGGAATTCACGAATCGATCGACTCTTTGGTGCTTCGCACTTCCCAAGCGATAAAGGGGTCGCCTGACTCTCCGTGGATGACCAGCGCGGATGAGATCAAGGAGGGCTACTGGAGCCTCGGTAGCGCACCCCCGGGGCTTTACCGTGGACTCGCAGGGACCGCGTTGGCCCTTGGCCTTGCGGGACTGAGCCACTCGCGCGCCCGGCACTCGTTTGCCCTCATTCGCGACCACCTCCAGGTCGCTGTTGAGGACTATGTCGGCTTGAGCAGGGAGGACCAGCCTCATCTCGCCGACACCTTTCTCGGCGCGGGACATGTGGGGCCGCTCGTATCCATCGCTTCGATCGCGGCGTTGGAGGGCGATCGGAAGACGATGAGCTGGGTTTCAGCCATCGGCCGCCGACTCCCAGCCCTCGCCCCGAGCGTGGAACTCGACTTTGTCGGCGGTGCGAGCGGCTTGACGGTGGCCTTCCGACGACTGCATGAGCTCTCCGGTGAACGCAACTTTGAACGAATGGAACGCCAAGCAAGAGAGCGCCTCATAGCCGAATTGCCCAGAGCCGTCTCTTCGCAGCGGGCAGCCGTCGGATTGGCTCACGGCCTTTCCGGCGTCGCAACCGCGTTGATGGGTACACACTTGCGCTCGCCTGCAACTCCGGCCCACGAGACGGCTTTACATTGTCTTGACCTCGAGGACGACCTCATTCGAAGGGGGCTCGCAGACAAGCGTGGCTCGTCCTGGTCGTGGTGCTGGGGAACCACCGGGCAGCTGATGACAAGACTGATCGGCAAACACGAATCTGGTCGCTACCCGGAATTGCGCAGATCAGTGACCGCGGTCTCGACGTCATATCAGAACATCTGCCATGGAGCGATTGGTCCGGTTCTTCTGATGCTCACGCCGGCGTATCGTCAGGCGTTTGGCGCGGCTGATGGCCGCGCTGCATCGAGGAAACTGACTCGTCGCCTGCTTGAAAACCCCAGTCCTCGAGTCGGAGCGCCAGCCTTCGCGCCGGACTACGGCCTTTTCACGGGTCTGAGTGGCGTCCTCGCCTACTTCGCTTCGATCCGCGATGAAGCAAGCTTCTCTCTCCTCGACTTGAATTACGCGCCAGGCGAGAATGGTTGA
- a CDS encoding GNAT family N-acetyltransferase, which produces MDLSHVDGYSLSPFGPQEYAEFNQRLRDPETWRPYNWFGFDYLGNPGVNLQAGMFGEGGVLAISNQRSAIVGQVQWIPGFWYGGANRHRAWNIGIVVLPEYRNTRAARAGTQLLINYLFEHTTAHRIELTTAPEAVAIESGIRSLGLTREGTMRKAQWREGAWRDVAMLAILREDWQLRTRTG; this is translated from the coding sequence ATGGACTTGTCACATGTCGATGGCTATTCGCTTAGCCCGTTCGGACCCCAGGAGTATGCGGAGTTCAACCAACGTTTACGTGACCCTGAAACATGGAGGCCGTACAACTGGTTCGGCTTTGACTACCTCGGGAATCCGGGAGTAAACCTCCAGGCAGGAATGTTCGGTGAAGGCGGGGTTCTCGCAATCTCGAACCAGCGCTCCGCCATCGTCGGGCAGGTCCAATGGATTCCTGGATTCTGGTACGGCGGCGCGAACCGGCACCGCGCTTGGAATATTGGCATTGTGGTGCTTCCCGAATATCGAAATACGCGCGCGGCGAGAGCTGGCACACAGCTCCTCATCAACTATCTCTTCGAGCACACAACGGCCCACCGCATCGAGCTGACAACGGCTCCCGAAGCTGTCGCGATCGAGTCTGGCATCAGATCCCTAGGGCTAACCCGCGAAGGAACTATGCGCAAGGCACAGTGGCGCGAGGGCGCATGGCGCGACGTGGCGATGCTTGCGATACTGCGAGAGGATTGGCAGCTGCGAACGCGCACCGGCTAG
- the dxr gene encoding 1-deoxy-D-xylulose-5-phosphate reductoisomerase translates to MPARRVVILGSTGSIGTQALDVIAANPDRFDVVGLTAGRNADLLAEQAERFGVHDTALGADDAVRLLHSVQADVVLNGITGSVGLGPTLAALETGAMLALANKESLIVGGALVKQAAAPGQLVPVDSEHSALAQALRSGTAGEVRRLVLTASGGPFRGRSRDSLRDVTPAEALAHPTWDMGLVVTTNSATLVNKGLEVIEAHLLFDVPYERIDVTVHPQSVIHSMVEFVDGSTIAQASPPDMRLPISLGLGWPDRVPGVGAPLDWTQAHTWTFEPLDGEAFPAVALAKRVGAAGGTYPAVFNAANEQAVAAFHAGAIGYLDIVDTVERVVDEHEPAGELTLESLAEAERWARATADAHLAG, encoded by the coding sequence ATGCCCGCGCGCCGCGTCGTCATCCTCGGGTCCACCGGCTCGATCGGCACGCAGGCGCTCGACGTCATCGCGGCGAACCCCGACCGGTTCGACGTGGTCGGGCTGACCGCCGGGCGCAACGCGGACCTCCTCGCCGAGCAGGCGGAGCGGTTCGGTGTGCACGACACGGCGCTCGGCGCGGACGACGCGGTGCGGCTCCTGCACTCCGTGCAGGCCGACGTGGTGCTCAACGGCATCACCGGGTCGGTCGGGCTCGGGCCGACGCTCGCCGCCCTGGAGACCGGGGCCATGCTGGCGCTCGCCAACAAGGAGTCGCTGATCGTCGGCGGCGCGCTGGTCAAGCAGGCGGCGGCGCCCGGCCAGCTCGTGCCGGTCGACTCCGAGCACTCGGCGCTCGCGCAGGCGCTGCGCTCCGGAACGGCCGGCGAAGTCAGGCGGCTGGTGCTGACGGCCTCCGGAGGCCCCTTCCGCGGCCGATCCCGCGACTCCCTGCGCGACGTCACGCCCGCCGAGGCGCTCGCGCACCCGACCTGGGACATGGGACTCGTCGTCACGACCAACTCGGCGACGCTCGTCAACAAGGGCCTGGAGGTCATCGAGGCGCACCTGCTCTTCGACGTCCCGTATGAGCGGATCGACGTCACGGTGCACCCGCAGTCCGTCATCCACTCGATGGTGGAGTTCGTGGACGGCTCGACCATCGCCCAGGCGTCGCCGCCCGACATGCGCCTCCCGATCTCGCTCGGCCTGGGCTGGCCCGACCGGGTGCCGGGGGTCGGCGCGCCGCTGGACTGGACGCAGGCGCACACCTGGACGTTCGAGCCGCTGGACGGCGAGGCGTTCCCTGCCGTGGCGCTCGCCAAGCGCGTCGGCGCCGCGGGCGGGACCTACCCCGCGGTGTTCAACGCGGCCAACGAGCAGGCGGTGGCGGCGTTCCACGCGGGCGCGATCGGCTACCTGGACATCGTGGACACGGTGGAGCGGGTCGTGGACGAGCACGAGCCGGCCGGCGAGCTCACCCTGGAGTCGCTCGCCGAGGCCGAGCGCTGGGCGCGGGCGACCGCCGACGCCCACCTCGCCGGCTGA
- a CDS encoding FKBP-type peptidyl-prolyl cis-trans isomerase — protein sequence MRRSLSVLTAAIVVAGLAACSSSSPSPTATSTAAAATCQNVKSGSSSDSIKVSGGFLKTPDVTVPAPLKTSDMERTVVIKGKGAEAKAGSSVDIALAAYNGTTGKSLTTPAGFDGQATQSITVDDKAFVPGLVRAVECLPVGSRVVLTAPAKTAFGNADISQLKLTAKDTVVFVADIADIAPTKANGKAVAPTPGFPTVKDDAKTGEPSITIPKADPPTETKVAVLKQGDGETVQSGDTVTVQYKGVLWRNGQMFDSSWSRNQVATFQTTGVVKGFQKALEGQKVGSQVIAIVPPADGYGAQGSGAIKATDTMVFVVDILKTSR from the coding sequence GTGCGCAGATCCCTTTCCGTCCTCACAGCCGCCATCGTCGTCGCCGGCCTCGCCGCCTGCAGCTCCTCGTCGCCCAGTCCGACGGCGACCAGCACCGCTGCGGCCGCAACCTGTCAGAACGTGAAGTCGGGGTCCTCCTCCGACTCGATCAAGGTGTCAGGGGGCTTCCTGAAGACCCCCGACGTGACGGTCCCCGCGCCGCTGAAGACCAGCGACATGGAGCGCACGGTCGTCATCAAGGGCAAGGGCGCGGAGGCCAAGGCCGGCTCCAGCGTCGACATCGCCCTCGCCGCCTACAACGGCACCACCGGCAAGAGCCTCACCACCCCGGCCGGTTTCGACGGCCAGGCCACGCAGTCCATCACCGTCGACGACAAGGCCTTCGTGCCCGGGCTGGTCCGCGCGGTCGAGTGCCTCCCGGTCGGCTCGCGCGTCGTGCTCACCGCCCCGGCCAAGACGGCCTTCGGCAACGCCGACATCTCGCAGCTCAAGCTGACCGCGAAGGACACCGTGGTGTTCGTCGCCGACATCGCCGACATCGCCCCGACCAAGGCGAACGGCAAGGCCGTCGCGCCGACCCCGGGCTTCCCGACGGTGAAGGACGACGCCAAGACCGGCGAGCCGAGCATCACCATCCCGAAGGCCGACCCGCCGACCGAGACCAAGGTCGCGGTGCTCAAGCAGGGCGACGGCGAGACCGTGCAGTCCGGCGACACCGTGACCGTCCAGTACAAGGGCGTGCTCTGGAGGAACGGGCAGATGTTCGACTCGAGCTGGAGCCGCAACCAGGTGGCGACCTTCCAGACCACCGGCGTCGTCAAGGGCTTCCAGAAGGCTCTGGAGGGCCAGAAGGTCGGCTCGCAGGTGATCGCGATCGTTCCGCCGGCCGACGGTTATGGCGCGCAGGGTTCCGGAGCGATCAAGGCGACCGACACAATGGTGTTCGTGGTCGACATCCTGAAGACGAGCCGCTGA
- a CDS encoding aminotransferase class III-fold pyridoxal phosphate-dependent enzyme, producing MEVMTRDFSVPQSRHVVTELPGPRSVELQQRRIASVSRGAGTLANIYMESGSGAILVDVDGNRLIDLGCGIGVTTIGHAHPAVAAAAAEQAAKLTHTLFTVTPYENYVRVAEKLAEITPGDFEKHSILVNSGAEAVENAVKIARKYTGRRAIATLDHAFHGRTNLTMAMTYRPWPERAGMGPFPGEIYSLPISYPFRDPEGMTGEEAAERTIDYIETHIGATELAALFVEPVQGDGGVIIPAPGYFTRLSEYCTENGIVFVADEIQAGIGRTGTWYSIEHHGVVPDLITSAKGIAGGFPLAAVTGRAEIMDAVQPGGIGGTFGGNPVSTAAALAVFEAFEQEDLLGEAKRVEKALWARIGDWADRFPVVGEVRGVGAMFGIELVVPGTKKPNPEALKAVLAHATANGVIPLDAGSWDSVLRLLPSVVISEELIDDAATVIEEALGRLG from the coding sequence ATGGAGGTCATGACCCGCGACTTCTCCGTCCCCCAGTCCCGCCACGTCGTCACCGAGCTCCCGGGCCCGCGCTCCGTGGAGCTGCAGCAGCGCCGTATCGCGTCGGTCAGCCGGGGCGCCGGGACGCTTGCGAACATCTACATGGAGTCCGGTTCCGGAGCGATCCTGGTCGACGTCGACGGCAACCGCCTGATCGACCTGGGCTGCGGCATCGGCGTGACCACCATCGGCCACGCGCACCCCGCCGTCGCCGCGGCGGCCGCCGAGCAGGCCGCGAAGCTGACTCACACGCTCTTCACGGTCACGCCGTACGAGAACTACGTGCGCGTCGCCGAGAAGCTGGCCGAGATCACCCCTGGCGACTTCGAGAAGCACAGCATCCTGGTCAACTCGGGCGCGGAGGCCGTCGAGAACGCGGTCAAGATCGCGCGCAAGTACACGGGCCGCCGGGCGATCGCGACGCTCGACCACGCCTTCCACGGCCGCACCAACCTGACCATGGCGATGACGTACCGCCCCTGGCCGGAGCGCGCGGGCATGGGCCCGTTCCCGGGCGAGATCTACAGCCTCCCGATCAGCTACCCGTTCCGAGACCCGGAGGGGATGACGGGCGAGGAGGCCGCCGAGCGCACCATCGACTACATCGAGACCCACATCGGCGCCACCGAGCTCGCGGCGCTGTTCGTGGAGCCGGTGCAGGGCGACGGCGGCGTCATCATCCCGGCGCCCGGCTACTTCACGCGGCTCTCGGAGTACTGCACCGAGAACGGCATCGTCTTCGTCGCCGACGAGATCCAGGCCGGCATCGGCCGCACCGGCACCTGGTACTCGATCGAGCACCACGGCGTCGTCCCCGACCTCATCACGTCCGCCAAGGGCATCGCCGGCGGCTTCCCGCTCGCGGCGGTGACCGGCCGCGCCGAGATCATGGACGCGGTCCAGCCCGGCGGCATCGGCGGCACGTTCGGTGGCAACCCGGTCTCCACCGCCGCGGCTCTGGCGGTCTTCGAAGCGTTCGAGCAGGAGGACCTCCTCGGCGAGGCGAAGCGCGTCGAGAAGGCGCTGTGGGCGCGGATCGGCGACTGGGCCGATCGGTTCCCCGTCGTCGGCGAGGTCCGCGGCGTCGGCGCGATGTTCGGCATCGAGCTCGTCGTGCCCGGCACGAAGAAGCCCAACCCGGAGGCGCTGAAGGCCGTGCTCGCGCACGCGACCGCCAACGGCGTCATCC